One window of Ostrinia nubilalis chromosome W unlocalized genomic scaffold, ilOstNubi1.1 SUPER_W_unloc_1, whole genome shotgun sequence genomic DNA carries:
- the LOC135087291 gene encoding uncharacterized protein LOC135087291, translating into MEEDPEEVQYRQMQVENWLDHSNTIAERVPPELQPIPPPPPAAPLPPPPQVLPLPPPPPPQVLPPPPPQPLPTEGRTDIQELAMAITKLSQRAEGGLTRQLVDLPSFNGACEEWLAFRRSYEDTARSFTPAQNLARLRRCLQGHAREAVKSLLFTAEDPEELMKSLEVRFGRPGAIALAELKKMERLPRVNESSGEICMFASRVRNAVATIRALGKTEYLCAPGAVECLIEKMPPTMKSRWLMYQRERRAEGKPALELMYDFMEVEADINSDYAPPEVSWDQKRNMFKRPVHHVQQTEGRREEPKTDAKKCPECREDHWLYECKKYKEASVEDKWEMVKKARMCFKCLRFKHSRNTCRAQPCKKCMRWHHISLHSEKPAAAKTQEKPAEGVVSSVHTTSCGKAYLKMTPVNLYGPKGTAKVLALLDEGSTVTLLDSSVAKKIGAQGKPEAITIEMVGGNGMQKSNSQKINMKIKGVHCRNKLNMEARTIDNLKLAKQGVEERMLQKCKHLQKIKDKLVYDKEEPQLLIGQDNWGLIVTRRLRKGKASEPVASLTSLGWVLHGCDTGGSVPVKFVHHSRLMEDETEALVRRHFEIESLGVQARRPSNDADKRALDVLEKTTKRLPNGRFESGLLWKNERETLPNNYHQAHQRLINMEKKLDKDPALKTSYEEQIENLLKNGYAEKAPETTTPGRTFYLPHFAVMHPIKKKPRIVLDAAAKFNGKSLNDALLPGPDLLQSLFGVLLRFREDPVAVVADIKEMFLRIQMREEDRDSLRFLWRGSKRNGKPEEYRMASVIFGATSSPSTAIYVMNKNAEDFKEEHPAAVAAIRRNHYMDDYLQSFTTVEEAKRIAKEVQTIHNKASFHLRGWGSNQPTVLEGIEDQRQEEVLELGKEEKTLGLRWLITEDALAFNVGFRNTPPEVLAGPRVPTKREVTSAVMSTFDPMGFATPILIQGQKLIQEIWRTKIDWDEKILEPQVAAWTGYLEDVAVLKELKIPRCLSPRTRRGQLHTFCDASEEAYAAAVYWRTEDPDGTIRVALIAGKARVAPSKPVSIPRLELQAALLGSRLASSVEKELDLEIEERTFWTDSSTVLQWLKADPRKFKTFVAHRLAEIEELTRIQDWRWVPTKENPADDATRGTPNEFDENARWFKGPAFLYGNKEDWPARRFEVKEELTGEEKNPQVVATLKVIPQVTPDPKRFSDWTRLLRSTARIFQFIDLLRRRVAEKRSVHIVRHRRWKKTPSHVPREKKEEKVFLTLEDKFIHRAEEELIKRSQQESFSKELCCLEKGRPLENSSRLKKIDIYLDGRGILKLRTRTRKIGSGEGRTNPIILDGKSQICRLIIGFYHKRFYHGNSATIINEIRQKFWVLGLRSTTRWITHGCQWCRVHKGEPQIPPTGDFPAERLQHHQPPFTCTAVDYFGPMQVTIGRRTEKRWGALFTCLTTRAIHLELANSLSTSSMIMALRRMAARRGTPKIIFSDNGTNFVGANRELQEAASREGITWRFIPPGCPNMGGAWERMVRSVKTSLMTVLKEKSPPEEVLHTLLLEVEHIVNSRPLTHISMDPEDEESLTPNHFLIGRSCGAMAPGVFEDHDLIGKANWRTAQRLTDHFWQRWLKEYLPTLMPRKIAGRETEDPQVGDVVLIVDTTLPRNTWPREEVLRVYPGPDGRVRILNVRTPGGVLRQPTRRVVVLVPAKTSHPEEGVLRTAGENVSDVKNSQD; encoded by the coding sequence ATGGAAGAGGATCCAGAAGAAGTGCAGTACAGGCAAATGCAGGTCGAAAATTGGTTGGACCACTCGAACACCATCGCCGAGAGGGTCCCGCCGGAACTACAACCGATACCGCCGccaccgcccgccgcgccgctgccgccgccgccacaagttctaccgctgccgccgccaccgccgccgcaagtgttgccgccgccgccaccgcagCCGCTACCTACGGAAGGGAGAACAGACATTCAAGAGTTAGCCATGGCCATCACCAAGCTGTCACAGAGGGCAGAGGGTGGCCTCACAAGACAACTGGTCGACCTCCCAAGTTTCAATGGCGCATGTGAAGAATGGCTCGCGTTCAGAAGGTCATATGAAGACACCGCGCGCTCCTTCACGCCGGCACAGAATTTGGCGCGACTACGAAGGTGTCTCCAGGGGCACGCGAGGGAGGCAGTCAAGAGCCTCCTGTTCACCGCCGAGGATCCGGAAGAGCTGATGAAGAGCCTGGAAGTCCGGTTCGGCAGACCTGGAGCCATAGCCCTGGCGGAGTTAAAGAAGATGGAAAGGCTGCCAAGGGTCAACGAGTCATCGGGGGAGATCTGCATGTTTGCCAGCCGAGTCCGCAATGCCGTGGCCACCATCAGGGCACTCGGCAAGACGGAATATTTGTGCGCACCAGGGGCCGTGGAATGTCTAATAGAGAAGATGCCGCCGACCATGAAGTCTCGGTGGCTGATGTACCAACGCGAGCGCCGGGCAGAGGGAAAACCAGCGCTCGAACTCATGTATGACTTCATGGAAGTTGAAGCAGATATTAACAGTGATTACGCTCCCCCGGAAGTGTCCTGGGACCAGAAGAGAAATATGTTCAAGAGGCCGGTTCACCATGTCCAACAAACAGAAGGACGCCGTGAAGAACCGAAGACTGACGCGAAGAAGTGCCCAGAGTGCCGTGAGGACCACTGGCTGTACGAATGCAAGAAATATAAGGAAGCCAGTGTTGAAGATAAGTGGGAAATGGTGAAGAAGGCAAGAATGTGCTTCAAATGCCTGCGCTTCAAGCACTCAAGGAACACGTGTCGGGCACAACCATGCAAGAAGTGCATGAGGTGGCATCACATCAGTCTTCACTCAGAGAAGCCCGCAGCGGCGAAAACTCAAGAGAAGCCCGCCGAAGGAGTTGTATCGTCAGTGCACACCACGAGCTGCGGAAAGGCCTACTTGAAGATGACGCCGGTAAACCTCTACGGGCCCAAAGGGACAGCAAAAGTGCTCGCGCTCCTGGACGAAGGGTCCACCGTCACGCTGCTGGACTCATCAGTGGCAAAGAAGATTGGGGCGCAAGGGAAGCCGGAAGCCATCACCATCGAGATGGTCGGGGGGAACGGTATGCAGAAGAGCAACTCCCAGAAGATCAACATGAAAATCAAAGGGGTCCATTGCAGAAATAAGCTCAACATGGAAGCAAGAACTATCGACAACTTGAAGCTGGCGAAACAAGGGGTCGAAGAAAGAATGCTTCAAAAGTGTAAACACTTACAGAAGATCAAGGACAAGCTGGTCTACGACAAGGAAGAACCACAACTACTGATCGGGCAAGATAACTGGGGGCTCATAGTCACACGGAGACTACGCAAAGGGAAGGCCTCCGAACCAGTTGCCTCCTTGACCAGCTTGGGATGGGTCTTACACGGATGCGACACCGGAGGAAGTGTCCCTGTCAAGTTCGTGCACCACAGCAGGTTGATGGAAGACGAAACAGAAGCCCTGGTCCGCCGGCACTTCGAGATAGAGTCGCTCGGGGTGCAAGCACGTCGGCCAAGTAATGACGCCGACAAAAGGGCACTCGACGTCCTAGAGAAGACCACGAAGAGGCTACCAAATGGACGGTTCGAGTCTGGGCTACTGTGGAAAAATGAAAGGGAAACTCTACCGAACAACTACCATCAGGCACACCAGCGTCTCATCAACATGGAGAAGAAATTAGACAAGGACCCAGCACTGAAGACTTCGTATGAAGAACAAATAGAAAATCTGCTGAAGAATGGATATGCAGAGAAAGCTCCAGAAACCACGACGCCAGGGAGAACATTCTACTTACCTCACTTCGCGGTGATGCACCCGATAAAGAAGAAACCGAGGATAGTTCTCGACGCCGCCGCCAAGTTCAACGGGAAGAGCCTCAACGATGCGCTGCTGCCTGGGCCTGACTTATTGCAGTCGCTCTTCGGAGTGCTTCTCAGGTTCCGGGAAGATCCAGTCGCCGTCGTCGCCGACATCAAGGAAATGTTCCTACGCATCCAAATGAGGGAAGAAGACCGGGACAGTCTGCGGTTCTTATGGCGCGGCAGCAAGAGGAACGGCAAACCGGAAGAGTACCGCATGGCCTCAGTGATCTTCGGGGCAACGTCATCACCGTCTACGGCAATTTATGTCATGAACAAGAACGCAGAAGACTTCAAGGAGGAACACCCGGCAGCCGTGGCAGCAATACGGAGGAACCATTATATGGATGACTACTTGCAAAGTTTCACAACGGTAGAAGAAGCCAAGCGGATCGCAAAAGAGGTACAGACGATCCACAACAAGGCGAGCTTCCACCTGAGAGGATGGGGGAGCAATCAACCAACCGTTCTGGAAGGAATTGAAGATCAGCGACAGGAGGAAGTCCTCGAACTAGGCAAGGAAGAGAAAACCCTGGGGCTGAGATGGCTAATCACAGAAGATGCACTCGCCTTCAACGTGGGCTTCAGGAACACTCCGCCCGAAGTACTCGCTGGGCCAAGAGTACCAACGAAGAGGGAAGTCACCAGCGCCGTCATGTCTACGTTCGACCCCATGGGCTTCGCGACGCCGATCCTAATACAGGGCCAGAAACTCATACAGGAGATCTGGCGTACCAAGATCGACTGGGACGAGAAGATTCTCGAACCGCAAGTCGCCGCATGGACCGGATACCTGGAAGACGTCGCCGTACTAAAGGAACTGAAGATCCCAAGGTGCCTGTCGCCGAGAACCAGAAGAGGACAACTCCACACGTTCTGCGACGCGAGTGAAGAAGCGTACGCCGCAGCCGTCTATTGGCGAACGGAAGACCCAGACGGCACGATACGCGTCGCATTGATTGCTGGGAAAGCAAGGGTAGCTCCTAGCAAACCAGTGTCTATCCCACGGTTGGAATTGCAAGCAGCATTATTGGGCAGCAGACTTGCCTCATCGGTGGAGAAGGAGCTCGATTTAGAGATTGAAGAAAGGACCTTCTGGACAGACTCCAGCACCGTCCTTCAATGGTTGAAAGCAGACCCGAGAAAATTCAAGACGTTCGTGGCCCATCGCCTCGCGGAAATTGAAGAGCTGACGCGAATTCAAGATTGGAGATGGGTGCCGACAAAGGAAAACCCCGCAGATGATGCCACAAGAGGCACTCCGAACGAGTTTGATGAAAACGCAAGATGGTTCAAAGGTCCCGCCTTCTTATATGGAAACAAAGAAGATTGGCCGGCGAGACGCTTTGAAGTCAAAGAAGAACTCACCGGAGAAGAGAAGAATCCCCAAGTTGTTGCCACATTGAAGGTCATACCACAAGTCACTCCGGACCCGAAGAGATTCTCCGACTGGACTCGACTGCTACGCAGTACAGCGCGCATATTCCAGTTCATCGACCTGCTAAGAAGAAGAGTAGCGGAAAAAAGAAGTGTCCACATCGTCAGGCACCGAAGATGGAAGAAAACACCGAGTCACGTCCCCCgggagaagaaagaagaaaaggtCTTCTTAACGCTGGAAGATAAGTTCATACATAGGGCAGAAGAGGAGCTTATCAAGAGGAGCCAGCAGGAGAGCTTCTCCAAAGAACTTTGCTGCCTCGAAAAAGGGAGGCCATTGGAGAACTCGAGCCGACTAAAGAAGATTGACATATACCTGGATGGCCGCGGAATCCTAAAACTGAGGACGCGCACCAGGAAGATTGGTTCGGGAGAAGGACGAACCAACCCGATCATACTGGACGGGAAAAGTCAAATCTGCCGGCTCATCATAGGGTTCTATCACAAACGGTTCTACCATGGCAACTCCGCAACGATAATCAACGAAATAAGGCAGAAGTTCTGGGTACTCGGCTTGCGCAGCACCACAAGATGGATCACACATGGGTGTCAATGGTGCAGAGTCCACAAGGGAGAGCCTCAAATACCACCCACCGGAGACTTCCCGGCCGAACGATTGCAGCATCATCAACCACCCTTCACCTGCACAGCAGTAGATTACTTCGGCCCGATGCAAGTCACGATCGGGAGGAGAACTGAGAAGAGATGGGGAGCCCTGTTCACCTGCTTAACGACCCGAGCGATACACCTGGAGCTAGCTAATTCATTAAGCACCAGCTCCATGATCATGGCCCTGCGAAGAATGGCTGCACGAAGAGGGACGCCGAAGATAATCTTCAGCGACAACGGGACTAACTTCGTGGGGGCCAATAGAGAATTGCAAGAGGCCGCCTCTAGGGAAGGAATCACATGGCGATTCATCCCACCTGGATGTCCGAATATGGGAGGCGCCTGGGAAAGAATGGTCCGCTCGGTAAAGACATCATTAATGACCGTTCTTAAAGAAAAATCACCACCAGAAGAGGTCCTACACACGCTCCTCCTCGAAGTGGAGCATATCGTGAACTCGCGTCCCCTCACTCACATCAGTATGGATCCCGAGGACGAAGAAAGCCTAACGCCGAACCACTTCCTCATCGGAAGATCCTGTGGAGCAATGGCGCCGGGTGTATTTGAAGACCACGACCTCATCGGGAAGGCGAACTGGAGGACAGCGCAGCGCTTGACGGACCACTTCTGGCAAAGGTGGCTGAAGGAATACCTGCCAACTTTGATGCCGAGGAAAATAGCCGGCCGGGAAACCGAAGACCCTCAAGTCGGCGACGTCGTATTAATAGTCGACACGACGCTACCAAGGAACACTTGGCCACGAGAGGAAGTGCTGCGAGTGTATCCTGGACCGGACGGCAGAGTAAGAATCCTCAACGTGCGAACACCCGGAGGAGTGCTACGGCAACCGACGCGACGAGTGGTAGTCCTGGTTCCTGCCAAGACGTCGCATCCGGAGGAAGGAGTGCTTCGCACTGCGGGGGAGAATGTTAGCGACGTCAAGAATAGTCAAGATTGA